In Tenacibaculum pacificus, a single window of DNA contains:
- a CDS encoding aspartate kinase: MRIFKFGGASVKDAAGVRNVASVLQREGTENVLVVISAMGKMTNAFEALVAAYFKDEQSLKESLKFIEDFHKNIIADLFKSDANIHTKVNHLLGELTGFMAQNKSDNYNYVYDQIVGFGELLSTTIVSAYLAETGVENNWLDVRNCIKTDSSYRDAQINWEETAIQINTNVVKNTLNITQGFLGSSGTETTTLGREGSDYTAGIFAYCLNAESVTIWKDVDGVLNADPRVFSDTQLLHEISYTEAIEMAFYGASVIHPKTIQPLEQKNIPLFVRSFDNLSNKGTCVGKGSKINPEVPCFIVKKNQILISVSAKDFSFMVESNISDIFEKLDKYKLKVNLIQNSAISFSVCVDDKYDLFDTFYDELKVNFKIKSYKEVTLYTIRHFDQQAVNKIREKGTAIISQINTETAQLVIQ; this comes from the coding sequence ATGAGAATATTTAAGTTTGGTGGTGCATCAGTAAAAGATGCCGCAGGAGTAAGAAATGTAGCAAGTGTATTACAACGTGAAGGTACAGAAAATGTTTTAGTAGTAATCTCAGCAATGGGAAAAATGACCAATGCTTTTGAAGCATTAGTTGCCGCTTATTTTAAAGACGAACAAAGTTTAAAAGAATCTTTAAAATTTATTGAAGATTTTCATAAAAATATAATTGCTGATTTATTTAAATCAGATGCGAATATTCACACTAAAGTTAATCATTTATTAGGTGAGTTAACTGGCTTTATGGCTCAAAATAAATCAGATAATTATAACTATGTTTATGATCAAATAGTTGGTTTTGGTGAATTATTATCAACAACTATTGTAAGTGCTTATTTAGCAGAAACAGGTGTAGAAAATAATTGGTTAGATGTTAGAAACTGTATAAAAACAGATAGTAGTTATAGAGATGCACAAATTAATTGGGAAGAAACAGCAATTCAAATAAACACTAATGTTGTTAAAAACACGTTAAACATTACTCAAGGTTTTTTAGGAAGTTCAGGTACTGAAACAACTACACTTGGTAGAGAAGGTTCTGATTATACAGCAGGTATTTTTGCGTATTGCTTAAATGCAGAAAGTGTTACAATTTGGAAAGATGTTGATGGAGTTTTAAATGCTGACCCTCGTGTATTTTCAGATACTCAATTATTACATGAAATATCATATACTGAAGCGATAGAAATGGCTTTTTACGGAGCATCTGTAATTCATCCAAAAACAATTCAGCCATTAGAACAAAAAAATATTCCGTTATTTGTACGTTCTTTTGATAATCTATCAAATAAAGGAACTTGCGTGGGAAAAGGATCAAAAATAAATCCTGAAGTACCTTGTTTTATTGTAAAGAAAAATCAGATTTTAATATCAGTTTCAGCAAAAGATTTTTCTTTTATGGTTGAAAGTAATATTAGTGATATTTTTGAAAAATTAGATAAATATAAATTAAAAGTAAATTTAATTCAAAATTCAGCGATTAGTTTTTCGGTGTGTGTTGATGATAAATATGATTTATTTGATACTTTTTATGATGAGTTAAAAGTTAATTTTAAGATAAAATCATACAAAGAAGTTACTCTTTATACAATTCGTCATTTTGACCAACAGGCAGTCAATAAAATACGTGAAAAAGGAACAGCTATAATTAGTCAAATAAACACAGAAACAGCACAGTTGGTTATACAATAA
- a CDS encoding GNAT family N-acetyltransferase, protein MSFIIREGIKKDASSIFNLIVELAIFEKEPDAVKITLETLITDGFADNPKFKTFVAEELDGTIIGMVLFYERYSTWKGKTIHLEDLMVTETKRGIGAGKKLYGSVMKYAQKNNFKRVAWEVLDWNKNAVDFYKKTGATVYNQWRVCHMNEDNLTQFCNENI, encoded by the coding sequence ATGAGTTTTATAATTAGAGAAGGAATTAAAAAAGATGCATCATCAATATTTAATTTAATTGTTGAATTAGCTATTTTTGAAAAAGAACCAGATGCTGTTAAAATTACACTTGAAACTTTAATTACAGATGGTTTTGCTGATAATCCGAAGTTTAAAACCTTTGTAGCTGAAGAATTAGATGGAACAATTATAGGAATGGTACTTTTTTATGAACGTTATTCTACTTGGAAAGGAAAAACAATTCATTTAGAAGATTTGATGGTTACTGAAACCAAAAGAGGTATTGGTGCAGGTAAAAAACTATACGGCTCAGTGATGAAATATGCGCAAAAAAACAACTTTAAAAGAGTTGCTTGGGAAGTATTAGATTGGAATAAAAATGCCGTTGATTTTTATAAAAAAACAGGAGCAACTGTTTATAATCAATGGAGAGTATGTCATATGAACGAAGACAACTTAACACAGTTTTGTAATGAGAATATTTAA
- the fbp gene encoding class 1 fructose-bisphosphatase has product MNNKHMTLGEFIIGYQKDFKYSTGELSRLINSIRLAAKVVNHEIRKAGLVDITGASGDINVQGETQQKLDILANDLFKQTLINREIVCGIASEEEDDFVIVEGKNKTNENKYVLLMDPLDGSSNIDVNVSVGTIFSIYRRISPVGTPVTKEDFLQKGSEQVAAGYVAYGTSTMLVFTTGNGVNGFTLNPAIGTFYLSHPNMQYPEVGKIYSVSEGYFTYFQEGMKRFLVHCKDLNKADNRPYTARYVGSLVTDFHRNMIKGGVYIYPSTTITPNGKLRLLYECNPMAFICEQAGGKASDGFTRIMDINPSELHQRVPFFCGSKQMVTKAEEFMTEFSADEKPVY; this is encoded by the coding sequence ATGAACAACAAGCATATGACTCTTGGTGAGTTTATTATTGGTTATCAAAAAGACTTTAAATACTCTACAGGTGAGTTATCTCGTTTAATCAACTCTATTCGTTTAGCTGCTAAAGTGGTTAATCATGAAATTAGGAAAGCTGGTTTAGTAGATATTACAGGTGCTTCTGGTGACATCAACGTACAAGGAGAAACTCAACAAAAATTAGATATTTTAGCAAATGATCTTTTTAAACAAACACTTATTAATCGTGAAATAGTTTGCGGTATTGCAAGTGAAGAAGAAGATGATTTTGTAATTGTTGAAGGTAAAAACAAAACAAACGAAAATAAATATGTTTTATTGATGGATCCTTTAGATGGGTCATCAAACATTGATGTAAACGTATCTGTAGGAACTATTTTTTCAATTTACAGACGAATTTCTCCAGTAGGAACTCCTGTAACAAAAGAAGATTTCTTACAAAAAGGAAGTGAACAAGTAGCCGCTGGTTATGTTGCTTACGGAACTTCAACAATGTTAGTATTTACTACTGGTAACGGTGTAAATGGTTTTACATTAAACCCTGCAATTGGTACTTTTTACTTATCGCACCCTAACATGCAATATCCTGAAGTTGGTAAAATTTATTCGGTAAGCGAAGGTTATTTTACCTATTTTCAAGAAGGAATGAAACGCTTTTTAGTACATTGTAAAGACCTTAATAAAGCTGATAACAGACCTTATACAGCTCGTTATGTTGGTTCATTAGTCACTGATTTTCATAGAAATATGATTAAAGGAGGTGTTTATATTTATCCATCAACAACAATTACGCCTAACGGAAAATTACGTTTATTATATGAATGTAACCCAATGGCTTTTATTTGTGAACAAGCAGGTGGTAAAGCATCAGACGGATTTACAAGAATTATGGATATCAACCCATCAGAATTACATCAACGTGTGCCTTTTTTCTGCGGAAGTAAACAAATGGTAACAAAAGCAGAAGAATTTATGACTGAATTTTCTGCGGATGAAAAACCAGTATATTAA
- a CDS encoding superoxide dismutase has protein sequence MAFQLPELGYAYDALEPNIDARTMEIHHSKHHNGYTSKLNAAIAGTDLEGKSIEDILANLGMSNGAVRNNGGGFFNHSLFWTVMKPEDRGYLSGELKDAIEAKFGSKEAFIEAFSKAAATQFGSGWAWLCVKKGGEIEVCSTPNQDNPLMPGVACEGTPILGLDVWEHAYYLNYQNRRPDYIDAFFKVINWNEVERRFAEAK, from the coding sequence ATGGCTTTTCAATTACCAGAATTAGGATATGCTTACGATGCATTAGAACCAAATATCGATGCAAGAACTATGGAGATTCACCATAGTAAACACCATAACGGATATACATCTAAATTAAATGCAGCTATTGCTGGTACTGATTTAGAAGGAAAATCTATCGAAGATATTCTTGCTAATTTAGGCATGAGCAATGGAGCTGTTCGTAATAATGGTGGTGGTTTTTTTAATCACTCTTTATTTTGGACAGTAATGAAACCTGAAGATAGAGGTTATTTATCTGGAGAATTAAAAGATGCTATTGAAGCTAAATTTGGTTCAAAAGAAGCTTTTATTGAAGCTTTTTCTAAGGCTGCTGCAACTCAATTTGGTTCAGGATGGGCTTGGTTATGTGTTAAAAAAGGTGGTGAAATCGAAGTTTGTTCTACTCCAAACCAAGACAACCCATTAATGCCTGGTGTTGCTTGTGAAGGAACTCCAATTTTAGGTTTAGATGTTTGGGAACATGCATATTACTTAAACTACCAAAACCGTCGTCCTGATTATATTGATGCTTTCTTTAAAGTAATCAACTGGAACGAAGTAGAAAGAAGATTTGCTGAAGCTAAATAA
- a CDS encoding DinB family protein, translated as MNKQFEILKRSREIVLRKIDGLSIEQLHKTPEGFKNNIAWNLAHLVVTQQLLQYKLSGLNCLVSDELIENYRKGTFPTDAFSEEDLEEVKELFIGLPDTLQEDFEAGIFTEYTTYETSTGFTIDSIESAIAFNNLHEGIHLGIILALVKLV; from the coding sequence ATGAATAAACAATTTGAAATTTTAAAAAGATCAAGAGAAATAGTTTTACGTAAAATTGATGGTTTATCAATAGAACAATTACATAAAACGCCTGAAGGATTTAAAAACAATATCGCATGGAATCTTGCTCATTTAGTAGTAACTCAACAGTTATTACAGTATAAATTATCAGGATTAAATTGTTTAGTTTCTGATGAATTAATTGAAAATTACAGAAAAGGAACATTTCCTACGGATGCATTTTCAGAAGAAGATTTAGAAGAGGTAAAGGAGTTATTTATAGGATTACCTGATACGTTACAAGAAGATTTTGAAGCAGGTATTTTTACTGAATATACAACTTATGAAACAAGTACAGGTTTTACAATAGATTCTATAGAATCGGCAATAGCTTTTAATAATTTACATGAAGGAATTCATTTAGGTATTATTTTAGCTTTAGTTAAGTTGGTTTAA
- a CDS encoding arsenate reductase family protein has protein sequence MKKVYFLQTCDTCKRILKEVNIDGFEKQEIKTNNITVSQLEEMRELTDSYESLFNKRARLYKERDLKNKEITEAEYREYILEEYTFLKRPVFIVDDKIFIGNSKKVIETLKEELN, from the coding sequence ATGAAGAAAGTATATTTTTTACAAACTTGTGATACTTGCAAACGTATTTTAAAAGAAGTTAATATTGATGGATTTGAAAAGCAAGAGATAAAAACAAATAACATCACTGTAAGCCAATTAGAAGAAATGAGAGAATTAACTGATAGTTATGAAAGCTTATTTAATAAACGTGCAAGGCTATATAAAGAAAGAGATTTAAAAAATAAAGAAATTACCGAAGCTGAATATCGTGAATATATTTTAGAAGAATATACTTTTTTAAAGCGTCCTGTTTTTATTGTTGATGATAAAATATTTATAGGAAATAGTAAAAAAGTAATTGAAACTTTAAAAGAAGAATTAAATTAA